Genomic segment of Pseudomonas sp. DY-1:
CGAAGGAACTTGTCCTCCAGGTATTCGAAGAACGGCAGGTTGGCGTAGCGCACTGTCACCAGGTAATCGGGCGCCACCACGAACATCACGTCGCTGGAGATCGGCCGCTGCTCGCGCAGGCCGCTCACCAGGGTGGCATTCATGTAGAGGGTGCCGGCGTGCTGATAGAGGCGCGAGGTTTCCTCGATCTCGACAATGGCCTCGCGGCCTGGAATCTCCACGCCCAGGGCCTCGGCGATGAAAGCCGCTTCCCCCGGTTCGGGGTCCATCAGGTCGATCCACAAGGTGCCTGGCGGAATGGCCACGCCGGGCTGGCCTGCAGTGGCGTGCAGGACGCCGCCATCCTGCGCGTAGTAGTGGATCATCCATTGGCTCCTTGGGCGTCTGGGAATGAGTAAAGCACCGGTCATGCCCTGCGAAGACGCGTCTGGCGGACCGGGAGGCACGCGCCCGGCACCTGGGCTAGGTTGAGACCAAGGCAAAGGAGACAACCATGACCCAGCGCAGATCACCCGTGGAGCCGGGCGAAGCGGTGCCCTGGTTCACCAGCAGCACCCCTAGCCGCGAGCGTTTCACCTTCGACACCGCAGCCGGACGCTACATCGTCCTGAGCTTTCTCGGCTCGACGTCAGACCCGACGGCATCCCGCGTACTCACAGACCTGCTTGCGCGCCGCGAATATTTCAACGACGACCAGGCGAGTTTCTTCGGCGTCATCGTCGACCCGCGCGACCGCGACCAGCAGCGCATCCGCGATCTACTGCCAGGCGTTCGCTTCTTCTGGGACATCGACCGCACAATCTGCAACCTCTACGGCGTCCAGCGGGAAAATGGCGCGATTCGCCAGATGACCTATGTGCTCGACCCGCGGCTGCGGGTGATTGCGGTGCTGCCTATCGCCACGGGTGGCGAAGGCCATGTCGATAACGTCCTCGCCCTGCTCCAGGCGCAGGACCCCGTCCCTGCACCGGCTACCGCCCAGCCTCAGGCGCCGGTCCTGGTGATCCCGCGCATCTTCGAACCCGCCCTGTGCCAGAAACTGATCGATTACTACGAGCGTCAGGGCGGAAGCGAATCCGGCTATATGATCGAACGCGACGGCATGACGGTCGAAGTCCTCAAGCACGAACACAAGCGCCGCCGCGATTGCGCATTGGAGGACGAGCAATTGCGCCAGACCTGCATGCACCGCATCACCACGCGACTGATCCCCGAACTGCTGAAGGCCTTCCAATTCAACGCCACACGCATGGAGCGCTACCTGGTCGCCTGTTACGACGCCGCGGAAGGCGGCCACTTCCGCCCCCACCGCGACAACACCACCAAGGGCACCGCACACCGCCGCTTCGCCGTCTCCCTGTTCCTCAACAGCGGCGAGTACGAAGGCGGCCAACTGCGCTTCCCGGAATTCGGCCGCAGCCTCTACTGCGCCCCCACGGGCGGCGCCGTCGTGTTCTCCTGCTCGCTGCTGCACGAGGCCACGCCCGTCACGCAAGGCCGCCGTTACATGTTCCTGCCCTTCCTCTATGACGAAGAGGCCCGGCGCATTCGCGAAGAAAACCAGCAGTACCTGGCCAGTCAGGCCGAGCAGTGATCAGCCACCTGCTTTATCATTTCGCCCCCGCCGCAATTGATGATGGATGAACGCCTGATGACTCACGAAAACCTGCTGGATGCGCTGCTGGCCGCCGATATGCTGCTGATCGACGACCTGCACGCCTGGGAGTTCGATCTCGACGAAGTGCTGGTGGAAGCGCTGCAAGCAGGCCAGCCCGGCGAACCCGAGGCCCAGTTGCTGTGCATTGCGTGCATGGACGGACGCACCCGCCGCGAATGGCGCTTCACCCAGGCGGCCGTGCAATCTGCGCGCTTCGACAGCGCCACTGGTTGCTGGAAACTTGCAGGGGCCGAAGGCGACCACGCCCTGCTCTGCCTGGACGCTGTCGGCGGCGATGCAGAGGATGAAGACGAGCAGGAGTAACACTCCACCACCGGTGCGCGCAGCGCACCGAGTGCAGGATCGGTTCAGCCAAGCGATACCGCTGTACCTGTAAGTGACTGGTGTACCTCTGAGGTTCAGGTCAGCACATTGCGAATGAAGCGGACGAGCACGTCGCCTTCATTGGCATAGGTGTAAAGCTGGTCGCTGCCGAACACCAGGAAATCCCCGGCGCCCACCTGCTGCTTCTCCTCGCCGCGCAGCACACTGAGGCTGCCCTCGATCACGTAGATCATCTCTCGCCAGCCCTCGGCATCCGGTTCAGCCGTATAGCGCTCACCGGGCTCCAGCGACCAGCTCCAGAGTTCGACCTCGTGTCGCGTCGCGGAACTGGCCAGCAGGGTCGCGCGGCTACCCGGCTTGGAGCCGACCCAGGCGACAGCATTGATACGCGAGCGATCGGGACGATCCGGCCGTTGCACCAGGTCCGGGAAAAGCACGCCGAGGGCTGCGGCAATGCGATCCAGCGTGGCGAGGCTGACATTCACATCGCCGCCTTCGATACCCACCAGCATGCGTCGACTGACACCAGCGGCGCCGGCCAGGGCTTCCTGGCTCAGCCCCGCCGCGCGACGCAGGCGGCGAACGTTTTCAGAAACATGTTCGAGGACGTTGGGGCGCTCATCTGACTTGGGCAACATATTGCTCACACCCTGGCTTTTGCGCATTATGTTGCACATAACCAGTAAAACACGCCACCCCTACCGTCTTGCCGGATCTGCCTCCATGACCTCGCTGTCGCGTCGCCTTGCTTCCACCCTGCTACCCGTTGCCGTCCTCATGGTGGCCATGGCCTCGATCCAGAGT
This window contains:
- a CDS encoding helix-turn-helix domain-containing protein, with amino-acid sequence MRKSQGVSNMLPKSDERPNVLEHVSENVRRLRRAAGLSQEALAGAAGVSRRMLVGIEGGDVNVSLATLDRIAAALGVLFPDLVQRPDRPDRSRINAVAWVGSKPGSRATLLASSATRHEVELWSWSLEPGERYTAEPDAEGWREMIYVIEGSLSVLRGEEKQQVGAGDFLVFGSDQLYTYANEGDVLVRFIRNVLT
- a CDS encoding 2OG-Fe(II) oxygenase, yielding MTQRRSPVEPGEAVPWFTSSTPSRERFTFDTAAGRYIVLSFLGSTSDPTASRVLTDLLARREYFNDDQASFFGVIVDPRDRDQQRIRDLLPGVRFFWDIDRTICNLYGVQRENGAIRQMTYVLDPRLRVIAVLPIATGGEGHVDNVLALLQAQDPVPAPATAQPQAPVLVIPRIFEPALCQKLIDYYERQGGSESGYMIERDGMTVEVLKHEHKRRRDCALEDEQLRQTCMHRITTRLIPELLKAFQFNATRMERYLVACYDAAEGGHFRPHRDNTTKGTAHRRFAVSLFLNSGEYEGGQLRFPEFGRSLYCAPTGGAVVFSCSLLHEATPVTQGRRYMFLPFLYDEEARRIREENQQYLASQAEQ
- a CDS encoding DUF5629 family protein, translated to MTHENLLDALLAADMLLIDDLHAWEFDLDEVLVEALQAGQPGEPEAQLLCIACMDGRTRREWRFTQAAVQSARFDSATGCWKLAGAEGDHALLCLDAVGGDAEDEDEQE